A single genomic interval of Penicillium psychrofluorescens genome assembly, chromosome: 2 harbors:
- a CDS encoding uncharacterized protein (ID:PFLUO_004017-T1.cds;~source:funannotate), whose translation MARRRTSHSEAAMNEAFAYPFAQRQSNGHSHSPPPPPQRRGPIEGPNGRRLVRRVTWRSSTYKLMASLWVLGLFYIVWLIRDMFYMPFSAPEPSPSAHAVN comes from the coding sequence ATGGCCCGCCGTCGAACTTCACACAGTGAGGCCGCCATGAACGAGGCCTTCGCCTACCCGTTCGCCCAAAGGCAGTCCAACGGCCATTCGCACTCGCCACCGCCCCCTCCACAACGCCGCGGTCCGATCGAAGGCCCCAATGGCCGCCGCCTCGTCCGCCGCGTCACCTGGCGCTCGTCAACGTACAAACTCATGGCTTCGCTGTGGGTGCTCGGCCTGTTCTACATCGTCTGGCTGATTCGAGATATGTTCTATATGCCGTTTTCGGCGCCGGAGCCCAGCCCCTCTGCTCATGCGGTGAATTGA
- a CDS encoding uncharacterized protein (ID:PFLUO_004018-T1.cds;~source:funannotate) — MPESNDVYQTPLNSRYSSTEMKYLFSPRMRFSTWRKLWVWLAESQKELGLPITDEAVEQMKAHVTIKDEEFAVAAEEEKRRRHDVMAHVHTFGLAAPAAAGIIHWGATSCYCTDNADLILLRDGLDILIPKLAVVIDKLSAFAQEYKDLPCLGFTHGQPAQLVTVGKRACLWIQDLLMDLRNLERARDDLRFRGVKGTTGTQASFLQIFSGDHAKVEKLDELVTEKAGFSSAFIISSQTYSRKIDVDVGNALGSFGSTCERIGIDIRHLAMLKEVEEPFEKDQIGSSAMAYKRNPMRSERLCSLGRHLQNLPKDALDTYSAQWFERSLDDSAIRRISIPELYLSADACLILLNNVTSGFVVYPEVIKRRVNDELPFMATENIIMACVKKGLSRQDAHEEIRVLSHQAADNVKKQGKDNDLIERIRRTAFFGPILSELDTLLDASTFVGRAPQQVEKFTSTEVVAAIKPYEKYLAKAETAALHV, encoded by the exons ATGCCTGAAAGCAACGATGTCTACCAGACGCCCCTCAACTCGCGTTATTCGA GCACGGAGATGAAATACCTCTTCTCCCCTCGTATGCGCTTCTCAACCTGGCGCAAGCTGTGGGTGTGGCTGGCAGAATCTCAAAAAG AGCTGGGACTCCCCATCACCGACGAAGCCGTCGAGCAGATGAAGGCCCACGTCACGATTAAGGATGAAGAATTCGCCGTGGCagctgaggaggagaagcgccGGCGACATGACGTGATGGCCCACGTCCACACCTTCGGACTGGCCGCCCCCGCCGCAGCTGGAATCATTCATTGGGGCGCCACCTCTTGCTACTGCACCGATAACGCGGACTTGATTCTGCTGCGAGACGGCCTGGACATTCTGATCCCCAAGCTAGCCGTGGTCATTGATAAGCTATCGGCTTTCGCTCAGGAATACAAGGACCTGCCGTGTCTGGGTTTCACGCACGGCCAGCCCGCCCAGCTGGTCACCGTTGGCAAGCGCGCCTGTCTCTGGATCCAGGACCTGCTGATGGACCTGCGGAATCTCGAGCGCGCGCGCGATGATTTGCGCTTCCGCGGTGTCAAGGGTACCACGGGTACGCAGGCTTCTTTCCTGCAGATCTTCAGCGGGGATCACGccaaggttgagaagctggatgagCTCGTTACTGAGAAGGCCGGCTTCAGCTCTGCGTTCATTATCTCCAGCCAAACGTACTCTCGGAAGATCGATGTGGATGTCGGCAATGCTCTGGGCTCGTTTGGTTCGACGTGTGAGCGCATTGGTATTGACATTCGCCACTTGGCTATGCTcaaggaggttgaggagcCGTTTGAGAAGGATCAAATTGGTAGCAGTGCTATG GCCTACAAGCGTAACCCAATGCGTTCTGAGCGTCTGTGCTCGCTCGGCCGTCACCTGCAGAACCTTCCTAAGGATGCTCTGGACACATACTCTGCTCAATGGTTCGAGCGGTCGCTGGACGACAGTGCCATCCGCCGAATCAGCATCCCGGAGCTTTATCTGTCCGCCGATGCCTGTCTCATTCTTCTGAACAATGTGACTTCCGGCTTCGTCGTCTACCCCGAGGTCATCAAGCGCCGGGTCAATGATGAGCTTCCTTTCATGGCCAC TGAGAAC ATCATCATGGCCTGCGTGAAGAAGGGTCTCTCCCGACAGGATGCCCACGAGGAAATCC GTGTCCTCTCCCACCAAGCCGCCGACAACGTCAAGAAGCAAGGTAAAGACAACGACTTGATCGAGCGGATCCGCCGCACCGCATTCTTCGGTCCCATCCTGTCTGAGCTGGACACACTGCTCGACGCCAGTACCTTCGTTGGTCGTGCGCCACAGCAGGTGGAGAAGTTTACTTCCACTGAGGTCGTGGCTGCTATCAAGCCGTATGAGAAGTATCTTGCCAAGGCGGAAACTGCTGCGCTGCACGTCTAA
- a CDS encoding uncharacterized protein (ID:PFLUO_004019-T1.cds;~source:funannotate) gives MVAPRNTAYAEESAEVEVLYANLEKLNRLTKKIQGSMVRLETGGQVVKEAIGPIYSNTQSLQITNSNIDKVNDAIDRLRQPLDAKSREEGVIRAGPQATGLAQYLTAMRRVEKALVDLNTTNMRSNQKAMADFNNLLNTGSVKLQDLFRDELSLHVSPVEPLHYLTKELPFPSIPDDTISKLTPLAAAISSAAKNGPQRGSGDNPALKIYAEVRGSYITSGLQNLAIASLTTVKRKPQDGPYKQGTNGIGIYSNALEGFITTEHAIINQIFTGDQRGLALQSTFLSPMAEYSKTLRELNQYIKANLMTDCFLAFEIMEIVTAMSYRIDSKTGELKSLFIEALRPVRETAKSSLSELLEETKRKASSSSALPPDGGSVPLVKEVMSSLSTLTGYSGPLASILTSVGDGNWRSRSDTSGAAPLDVGPDSNTLLSHFILDMIEALMTSLEARGRNFHRTKAALGVFLSNVFCVVDRSIRQSPELARYLGAPDSIARIDTFRKRATSTYLDAWKETSQYLLDVQYTSKTGSRTSSGGAVDSSTIIKNLSSRDRDAIKEKFKSFNASFDDMVSKHKSLHMEREVRNVLARELQAVLEPLYSRFWDRYHEVDKGRGKYIKYDKTSLSTQLAQLV, from the exons ATGGTGGCTCCGCGCAATACCGCCTATGCGGAGGAGAGcgccgaggtggaggtgCTGTATGCCAAtctcgagaagctcaaccGCCTCACCAAGAAGATTCAGGGGTCCATGGTGCGCCTGGAGACCGGGGGCCAAGTCGTCAAGGAAGCCATTGGCCCCATCTACAGCAACACGCAGTCCCTCCAGATCACCAACAGCAACATCGACAAGGTCAACGATGCGATTGATCGTTTACGCCAGCCCCTCGATGCAAAATCCCGAGAGGAGGGTGTCATCCGCGCTGG CCCGCAAGCCACCGGCCTCGCACAGTACCTGACGGCGATGAGACGTGTTGAGAAAGCGCTGGTCGACCTCAACACGACGAACATGCGGTCCAACCAGAAAGCAATGGCCGACTTTAATAATCTTCTGAATACTGGCAGTGTGAAGCTGCAGGACCTGTTCCGGGACGAGTTGAGCTTACATGTCAGCCCGGTTGAGCCGCTGCATTATCTGACCAAAG AACTCCCtttcccctccatccccgacgACACCATTTCCAAACTTACCCCGCTAGCTGCTGCAATCAGCTCGGCAGCCAAGAACGGGCCACAGCGTGGCTCGGGGGATAACCCCGCGCTCAAGATATATGCCGAAGTGCGCGGGTCGTACATTACCTCCGGCTTGCAGAACCTGGCCATCGCCTCACTCACCACAGTCAAACGCAAACCGCAAGACGGCCCCTACAAACAAGGCACCAACGGGATTGGGATCTACTCGAATGCGCTAGAAGGATTCATCACTACAGAACATGCCATCATCAACCAAATCTTCACCGGGGACCAACGAGGCTTGGCGTTGCAGTCCACTTTCCTGTCACCGATGGCAGAATATTCCAAGACTCTCCGTGAACTCAACCAGTACATCAAGGCCAACCTGATGACAGATTGTTTCCTGGCATTTGAGATCATGGAGATTGTGACGGCCATGTCCTACCGGATCGATTCGAAGACGGGAGAGCTAAAGAGCCTCTTCATAGAAGCTCTACGGCCCGTGCGGGAAACTGCAAAGTCATCTCTCTCCGAGCTGCTAGAAGAGACAAAACGCAAGGCTTCCAGCTCGTCGGCCCTGCCTCCGGATGGCGGATCGGTGCCGCTTGTGAAGGAGGTGATGAGCTCACTCTCTACCCTGACAGGCTACTCAGGACCATTagcctcgatcttgacgTCAGTCGGTGATGGGAACTGGCGCTCGCGATCCGACACGTCCGGTGCGGCTCCCCTGGATGTCGGTCCAGATAGTAATACCCTTCTGTCTCACTTTATTCTGGACATGATTGAGGCCCTCATGACTTCTTTGGAAGCACGGGGTCGGAATTTCCACCGCACCAAGGCAGCTCTTGGTGTATTTCTGTCCAATGTTTTCTGTGTTGTCGACCGGTCGATTCGCCAAAGCCCCGAACTGGCGCGTTATCTCGGAGCACCGGACAGCATCGCTCGCATCGACACATTCCGCAAACGCGCAACCTCGACCTATCTCGATGCGTGGAAGGAAACCTCTCAGTACTTGCTGGACGTGCAGTACACCTCCAAGACTGGGTCTCGGACCAGTTCCGGGGGCGCTGTGGACTCGAGCACCATTATCAAGAACTTGTCGTCACGCGACCGGGATGCgatcaaggagaagttcAAATCCTTTAATGCGAGCTTCGACGATATGGTGTCCAAGCACAAATCGCTGCACATGGAACGGGAGGTGCGCAACGTGCTCGCTCGGGAGTTGCAGGCTGTACTCGAGCCGCTGTACTCGCGCTTTTGGGATCGGTATCATGAGGTCGACAAGGGACGGGGCAAGTATATCAAATACGACAAGACCAGCCTGTCGACtcagctggcgcagcttgTCTAG
- a CDS encoding uncharacterized protein (ID:PFLUO_004020-T1.cds;~source:funannotate) produces MATRAARLRWSVPPAALAAYTAGEWTQSSRRLQPEQKAYFATSPGLYATDPDSKRSSPADPPGSKEDGDHGSVWNNIVQKLDGVTQTVRSGEWVDLGGNITHYIPDWARLLPAKAQKLQRELSLAPGSLADSIWADAKDPDLNPEILRDAKVRVSKDLCAEEQAFRQNRKKHAVKALASYLKIREQDIHPDDVPVIAMCGSGGGLRALVAGTGSYLAAQEAGLWDCVTYTAGVSGSCWLQTLYHSSIADQNFNRLVEHLKNRLGVHIAFPPKALNLLTTAPTNKYLLSGMVEKLKGDPGADFGLVDIYGLLIAARLLVPRGELGVSDLDLKLSSQKANLLNGAHPLPIYTAVRHEIPMLDGQEDHGDHKQKGPEELMRESKSEAWFQWFEFTPYEFFCEELNAGIPTWALGRQFNAGHNQLPPDDYPIPELRLPGLMGIWGSAFCATLSHYYKEVRPLVKSLAGFGGIDSLIQGKNQDLIRVHPIDPAAIPNYVMGMKDQLPASAPQSIFHSEHLRLMDAGMSNNLPIYPLIRPGRDVDVIVAFDASADIKRENWLSVVDGYARQRGINGWPLGAGWPKEGESVEGLREKVDQEIKRAKPPSSTDGDLSYCNVWVGTMEERISKDEPPPSKRLFHPQNTDPSDSDFHLTRPDAGIAVVYFPLIPNSSAPDLPPTSELSRPRPAVASLQQRDSSQTTDPEQPVAPHPGSIDPDVDDFLSTWNFVYTPEQIDSVVGLAKANFAQGEEQVRRVVKAVYERKKSDRLKREEQDLEREHRKRMEGFVPL; encoded by the coding sequence ATGGCTACGAGGGCGGCCCGTCTTCGCTGGTCTGTCCCTCCAGCTGCCCTGGCCGCATACACCGCGGGAGAATGGACTCAATCCAGCAGACGCCTGCAACCTGAGCAGAAGGCCTATTTTGCTACTTCCCCTGGCCTCTACGCGACTGACCCGGACTCGAAACGCTCCTCCCCCGCAGACCCGCCAGGCAGCAAGGAAGACGGTGATCATGGATCCGTCTGGAACAATATTGTCCAGAAGCTTGATGGGGTCACCCAAACTGTTCGTTCGGGGGAATGGGTGGACTTGGGGGGCAACATCACGCACTATATTCCGGATTGGGCGCGATTGCTGCCGGCGAAAGCCCAAAAACTGCAGCGGGAGCTCTCCTTAGCTCCCGGGTCGCTAGCAGATTCCATTTGGGCGGATGCTAAAGATCCCGATCTAAACCCTGAAATCCTGAGGGACGCCAAAGTGCGGGTGAGCAAAGACCTCTGTGCAGAGGAGCAGGCTTTTAGACAAAATCGCAAGAAACATGCTGTCAAGGCATTGGCATCGTACCTCAAAATCCGCGAGCAGGACATTCATCCCGATGATGTGCCGGTCATTGCGATGTGTGGTTCCGGAGGGGGGCTTCGTGCTCTCGTTGCGGGCACTGGATCCTACCTAGCAGCACAGGAAGCTGGGCTTTGGGATTGTGTGACTTATACCGCGGGCGTTTCCGGTAGCTGCTGGCTGCAAACCCTCTACCATTCATCCATTGCAGACCAGAACTTCAATAGGCTCGTTGAACACCTGAAGAATCGACTGGGTGTACACATTGCGTTCCCTCCCAAGGCGTTGAATCTGCTCACCACTGCCCCGACCAACAAGTACCTCCTCAGCGggatggtggagaagctcaaaGGTGATCCCGGCGCCGATTTTGGATTGGTGGATATCTACGGGTTACTCATTGCAGCAAGACTGCTGGTGCCGCGTGGAGAGCTTGGAGTGTCGGATTTGGATCTGAAGCTGTCGAGCCAAAAGGCAAATCTTCTGAATGGCGCGCATCCTCTCCCGATCTACACGGCCGTTCGACATGAGATTCCCATGCTTGATGGACAGGAGGATCACGGCGACCACAAGCAGAAAGGGCCAGAGGAGCTCATGAGAGAATCCAAGAGTGAGGCATGGTTCCAGTGGTTCGAGTTCACCCCGTACGAATTCTTCTGCGAAGAACTCAATGCTGGGATTCCAACTTGGGCCCTGGGGCGACAGTTCAATGCCGGCCACAATCAGCTTCCTCCTGATGACTATCCGATCCCCGAGCTCAGGCTTCCCGGGCTGATGGGGATTTGGGGCAGCGCCTTTTGCGCCACCCTATCACACTACTACAAAGAGGTTCGACCGCTAGTCAAGAGCCTTGCTGGATTTGGCGGGATCGACTCGCTCATCCAGGGCAAGAACCAGGACCTGATTCGCGTGCACCCCATCGAtcccgccgccatccccaacTACGTGATGGGCATGAAAGACCAGCTCCCTGCCTCAGCTCCCCAGTCCATCTTTCACAGCGAGCACCTGCGGCTCATGGATGCAGGCATGAGCAACAATCTTCCCATCTACCCGCTCATCCGTCCTGGACGCGATGTGGATGTCATCGTCGCTTTCGATGCGTCGGCCGACATCAAGCGAGAGAATTGGCTGTCTGTCGTAGACGGCTATGCTCGTCAACGGGGGATTAATGGCTGGCCCCTGGGAGCCGGATGGCCCAAAGAAGGCGAAAGTGTCGAAGGCCTCCGCGAGAAAGTGGACCAAGAAATCAAACGCGCCAAGCCCCCTTCGTCCACGGACGGTGACTTGAGCTACTGCAACGTCTGGGTTGGTACAATGGAAGAGCGCATCTCCAAGGAtgaaccaccaccatccaaacgCCTATTCCATCCCCAGAACACAGACCCTTCGGACTCAGACTTCCACCTTACGCGTCCCGACGCAGGCATCGCCGTCGTCTACTTCCCTCTCATCCCCAATTCTTCTGCCCCAGACCTCCCGCCGACATCCGAGCTCAGCCGTCCTCGTCCCGCAGTCGCGTCTCTGCAGCAGCGGGACAGTTCGCAGACGACAGATCCAGAACAGCCTGTAGCCCCGCACCCAGGCTCGATCGATCCGGACGTGGATGATTTCTTGTCCACCTGGAATTTCGTCTACACGCCCGAACAGATCGACTCCGTGGTTGGTCTGGCGAAGGCGAATTTCGCacagggcgaggagcaggtccGTCGCGTTGTCAAGGCTGTGTATGAGCGAAAGAAGTCTGATCGgttgaagagggaggagcAAGACCTTGAAAGGGAGCATCGGAAGCGGATGGAGGGGTTTGTGCCGCTGTGA
- a CDS encoding uncharacterized protein (ID:PFLUO_004021-T1.cds;~source:funannotate) codes for MSYFYPTTEYEDDQPLGRTILTTHVLSRGFQLGSAIGVLNSGAAVLFKRRSMTVPFLLRSAGTGGFIGTGIVALGLIGRMWGREEIEWKDRSWRLRYNSGQVAIDNWSEPAAALGVLAVASRRLTGPLIGGWRGLAGGAGIGSLVGIVGCMCAKSILPKQSE; via the coding sequence ATGTCGTACTTTTACCCAACGACCGAGTACGAGGACGACCAACCCTTGGGACGAACGATTCTCACCACGCACGTCCTCAGCCGTggcttccagctcggcagcGCGATCGGCGTGCTGAACAGCGGCGCGGCCGTCCTTTTCAAGCGCCGATCCATGACCGTgccctttcttctccgctcaGCAGGCACGGGGGGGTTCATCGGGACAGGAATAGTGGCACTGGGCCTGATCGGTCGGATGTGGGGCCGCGAGGAGATCGAATGGAAAGATCGCAGTTGGCGTCTGCGGTACAACTCCGGCCAGGTGGCGATTGACAACTGGAGTGAGCCGGCGGCAGCTCTTGGAGTCCTGGCAGTAGCTTCCCGGCGGTTGACGGGTCCTCTTATCGGGGGTTGGCGTGGGCTTGCTGGCGGGGCGGGGATTGGATCTTTGGTCGGGATCGTGGGGTGTATGTGTGCCAAAAGCATTTTGCCCAAGCAAAGCGAGTAG
- a CDS encoding uncharacterized protein (ID:PFLUO_004022-T1.cds;~source:funannotate), with protein MSSILRQIVAGPRLQHPEAGLDLCYVTNNVIATSGPSGTYPQRAYRNPLDALVHFLDSKHGSDWCIWEFRAEGTGYPDSEVYGRIHHFPWPDHHPPPFALIPNIMGSMRNWLQEKEGRVAVVHCKAGKGRSGSIASGYLISQDGWTKEDALQRFTERRMRTGFGAGVSIPSQLRYVGYIDRWTNELRKEYVERPVEILEVHIWGLRDGVKVAVEGYVDEGKKIKTLHMFHRSERTIVEDEDMSQSEGNDNIKKSASSSQSATPTTSTPASSTSNILRSAATSSHNQQTSNMIFRPKKPLIVPTSDINIDFERRSKASYTGFAMVTSIAHVWFNAYFEGGAQHDSGVFETEWDAMDGIKGSAQKGIRAIERLKVVWRYPPPSAQDPTARPISEPKPGEPISESHPADWRGPHPPKQDTPSTPSTVTAEQENEQPPAGIKTEPSSETHPAHTTTSTSSGKPASAAAHLLSVAGLDKELGLRKQTDESKDVSLAGSEDEREHTEQKHTSTEDLEAVRSYFEKTGPDEQTKDGEEGGH; from the exons ATG TCCTCCATCCTCCGCCAGATCGTCGCGGGACCAAGATTGCAACACCCGGAGGCCGGATTGGATCTCTGCTACGTGACGAACAATG TGATCGCCACCTCCGGTCCCTCTGGGACCTACCCCCAGCGCGCATACCGCAACCCGCTCGATGCCCTGGTCCATTTTCTCGACTCCAAACATGGCTCCGACTGGTGCATCTGGGAATTCCGCGCCGAGGGCACCGGGTACCCAGACTCAGAGGTGTATGGCCGCATCCACCACTTCCCGTGGCCCGATCACCACCCGCCGCCCTTTGCGCTGATCCCCAACATCATGGGCAGCATGCGGAACTggctgcaggagaaggaaggtcGCGTCGCCGTCGTGCACTGCAAGGCCGGCAAgggccgcagcggcagcattgCCTCTGGGTACCTGATCAGCCAGGACGGGTGGACGAAAGAGGACGCGCTGCAGCGGTTTACGGAGCGGCGCATGCGGACGGGGTTTGGGGCGGGCGTGAGCATTCCCAGCCAGCTGCGCTACGTCGGGTACATTGATCGGTGGACGAACGAGCTGCGGAAAGAGTATGTTGAGCGACCcgtcgagatcctcgaggtGCACATCTGGGGCCTGCGGGACGGCGTGAAAGTGGCCGTGGAGGGATACGTTGAtgagggcaagaagatcaagactCTCCACATGTTCCACCGCAGCGAGCGGACcatcgtcgaggatgaggatatgTCTCAGTCCGAAGGGAATGACAATATCAAAAAATCCGCCTCGTCATCACAGTCGGCCACACCGACCACCTCCACACCCGCATCATCAACGTCCAACATCCTCCGCTCAGCAGCCACGTCCTCACATAACCAACAGACCTCCAACATGATCTTCCGGCCCAAGAAGCCCTTGATCGTGCCAACCTCCGACATCAACATCGACTTTGAGCGCCGCAGCAAAGCCTCATACACGGGATTCGCCATGGTCACCTCCATCGCGCACGTCTGGTTCAACGCCTACTTCGAAGGCGGCGCGCAGCACGACTCGGGCGTCTTCGAGACGGAATGGGACGCCATGGACGGGATCAAGGGGAGTGCACAGAAGGGCATTCGCGCGATAGAACGCCTGAAGGTCGTATGGCGGTATCCTCCACCGTCCGCGCAAGATCCCACCGCGAGACCGATCAGCGAGCCGAAACCGGGTGAGCCGATCTCCGAGTCCCATCCTGCAGACTGGCGCGGTCCGCACCCCCCAAAGCAAGACACCccttccactccctccaccgTCACTGCAGAGCAAGAGAATGAACAACCCCCCGCTGGCATCAAGACTGAACCAAGTTCAGAAACCCACCCGGCGCACACAACCACTAGCACATCAAGCGGAAAGCCTGCCTCAGCAGCCGCGCATCTATTATCCGTAGCAGGACTCGACAAGGAGCTCGGGCTGCGCAAACAAACAGACGAAAGCAAAGACGTCAGTCTCGCAGGAAGCGAAGATGAGCGCGAGCACACAGAACAAAAACATACTTCTACCGAGGATTTGGAGGCGGTAAGGTCTTACTTTGAGAAAACGGGGCCGGATGAACAGACAaaggatggagaggagggcgGGCACTGA